The sequence ATGATATCGCCAGGGCTATTGCCGTCCTCGGGATGCTGGTGGTCAACTATTTCGTAATCTTCCTGGAGTTCTTCGAGGGGGATTCTTTCTTTATGGATCTTGCGGATCTGCTCTGCGGCAGGGCGGCTGCGCTCTTTATCATGCTGGCCGGGGTCGGTCTGACCCTTCTCGGCAGAAAGGCCCTGGATTCTGGGGATAAGGAAGCACTCCGGTTATTCCGTAAACAGATCCTGATGCGTTGTCTGGTTCTCTATTTCGTCGGGCATCTGCTGTGGCTTTACTGGCGGGCCGATATTCTCCATTTTTACGGTCTGTTCCTGTTTGTCGGTGCGTTACTGATCACCTGTTCGGGAAGAGTGCTCTGGCTTCTCAAGCTGCTGATCATTACGGTCGCCGCTGCCGCATACTGGTGGACCGGCGGGGATCCTGACCTCAGCGAATTGTTCACGATTCAGGGGATTGTTGCCCGGAACGTGGTTGATCTTCTGTTCAACGGTTCTTATGCGGCCTTTCCCTGGTTATCGTTTCTCCTTGTCGGGATCTGGTTTGGTAAAAACCGCATGTTGAGCGGTAATGTTTCTCCCGGCCGTATCGCCTTTGCTGCAGCGGGCTTATTTTTGGTGAGTGAGTATCTTCTCCGCATGGGAAGAATGCTTGATCCTGAAGAGGCAGACACCCTGCAAAGCCTGCTCCTCAGCCGGACTGCTTTTCCGTTGTCCCCGCTCTATGCACTGTCGTGCGGTTCGTCGGCTCTCCTCCTGCTGACCGTGCTCATGGTTGGCTGCCGGAATGAAACGGTTTGCAGGATTCTCAGCCCATTAAAATATATTGGCCGGTTGAGCCTGACTATCTATATAGGCCATGTCTTTCTTGCCTATTCCGTATTCGATCTGTTGTATGACAATCTCTCAGGGGATGATTATCTGGCGGCGGTCATCGCCTTCTTTCTCGCTTCATGTCTGTTTTTTGCGGTTTTTTCCGCGGTCTGGTGCAAACATTTTGCCTATGGTCCTCTGGAATGGGTTCTTAGAAAAGCTGCGAAATTTCAATTCTGAAAGGAAGCGGGTTTTCCCCGGCGCTCCTTGTCCTGCAGGCTTCGCAAGGTGGGGCTGGTGATGAACTCAATGCATCTCGATGATCATATGGCCGATGACCTGATCGCTGCCGGGCTTCATTTCATCGCCTTCAGCCTTGATGCCGCCGATGAGGAGTTGACTGATAGTCTGCGCTCCGGGACCAACCTAGTGTCGCGTCAAGGATGAAATGTCATAATATTTCTCAGGCATTTTTTGTGCCGGCAAGGCATGTGTTGGGTTGCATAGCAGCGCAATGCAACCCAACAGGTAACGCAGGAGGCGCGAAAAACGACGAGAAAGATGTGACGGTTCAGAGTTGACGTGACACTAGAAAGGGTAGTACAAAACATCAAGATCCGGAGTGCCGTGCGACGGGCTTTCGTCGATCATTTGCCGATCATTTCGGTGCATGGCCTGGAAGGGTTTGGTCTGGCAACACGTCCCGATCAGGTCTGTTGTGAAAATTCATGATGGACCTGATCCAGAAACGAATTCATTTCCAGTTCGACATGCGAGACGTCTGACTCCTCCTCAAGGGCAACGAGCAGATGGAAATGGGGCATGGCGTTTTTTCCTGAACAGCGAACCAGAACCAGTCGTCCGGCAGGGGTTTTGATGGAGAACTGGGAGCATCCCTGCATGCCCACATGTTCCGCTGCCTTTTTTGACTGCTGCAAGAGGTTGTTGTAAGTGGTGCCGAGTAGTTCCAGGTCATCAGGTTCGGCGACCACGTCACGCGCCAGCACCCTTCCTTTGCAGGTGAGAATCCCGCAGGCCGAATAGCCGGGGAGTTTCCGCATGTTGAGGATAAACTGCTGCAGGGTTTTTGCTTTGATGGCCGTTTTTCGTGTTCCCGGGTTGGTCATTGTACACTCTGCCTGAAAAAAAAATGAGGAAAGATCAAGCGGTGAACGCCCTGAAGGTTGGTGGTCACCAAACGAGAAGTTCTCTGGATCAATGCCATGATACCATCCGGAATATTAAGAATCCAGCAACGGATGTATTATTTGTCTCCGGAACCATGCAAACGCCTGGAGATCTGCCGGGAAGGGGTGTTGCGTTGTTGTCACTGTTTCCTTGGCCAGAAAAACAGTTTTGTTCTTTATTATCCGTTTATCATATAATTCATTTTATAGTGCTGTTGGCAACAGCTTCTCCTCAGCTGCCAGGGATTCCGGCAATATTGGGGTGTTTCTTTTTTGCACAGGCAATTTCACAAATAAACCAGGAGGTCTGAATGAAAACAATCATCTCGTTTCTCGTTACATCCTTTGTCATCTGCCTGATGTCGGCCGCTGCTTTTGCAGATGAGGTTTCCGTTGAGCTTGGGCAGCAACTTTTCAATAACCCCGGGCTGGGCGCTTCACAAAACGCCATCAATTGCAATACCTGCCATCCGAACGGAGAGGGTCTGGAACACGCAGGGGGAAAAGCCAATCTGGCTGCGATCATAAACAAATGTATAGTCGGACCCCTGAAGGGCGAAAAGCTCAATGAGCAGACTGTAGCAATGCAGTCGCTCATGATGTATATCCAGTCATTAAGTAAATAGTAACAGGCCGATCATGGAAGTTTGACCGATGAAGAAAATAGCAATCCTCGATGTTTTGGTGGTGGCTATTTTCATTTCCGTCCCGGATGCTTCGCCAGCCGATTCTTACATACCCGGAAATGGTTGCCCTCCTTAAGATTCGGGGGGCAGAGATCGGGATTAAACGATTCTGAAAATGGGGAGTGCATGAAATTACCCGGAGTATTATCAGCGCTGTTGGCCTTGTCTCTACACCTCGTTTTATTATCCTTCGGGGCGCTTGCCAGCGCTGAAGCGGTTGTCCTGTCCGAGATCGAAATTGTACGTACCGATAAGGAAACGAGAGTTTACCTGAAAGCAGACGGAACTATAAAGAATTACCGGAAAGTTGAACTTAAAAAAAATGTGAAGGCAGGTCGCCCTGATCGTATGTATTTAGACATCAGGAATGTGCGACTGGCGGGTCCGATCCCTGCCCAAGAGGCAGGAACCGCTCTTGCCCGGGTCAGAACGGCACCGAGGGGGAAAGGGTTCAGAGTGGTTTTTGATTCCGGTCTTGAAGGATTGTTTGAGTACACGGTACAAGAACAGCCGGAGGGATTGCTTGTCACCATCCTGGAGCCGGCTGTCGTCAATGCGGATGTCGAAATCATCCCGGAAGAACAACCTGATCCGGTGCCGGAAACAGTTGCTGCCCCTCTTGTGGAAACCATATACCCGGAACCAAAAGTTGCCGGCGACCTGATGCTGTTGATCGTGACCTCGGATTCGCCTGACTATGCCCGAGAATGGCTGAACGCACCATCCGACCAGAAAAAAGGCCTGAAACTTCTGAAGGAGGTAAAGCCAAACCAGGAGACCAGCACCTCATTTCTGGTCACCGGGCTTACCCCGGACAGTGACGGAAATTTTTCCTATGTGATCTCAATAGTTCTGCTGGACCCATTCGGCAAACCGATGGTGAATCAACCCCGGTACGCAAATGTTGCGGGTCGAGCCCCGGCGCAACCGGCTTTTGTGCTGACAGAGCCGGAGCTTGCTCTGATTCTGGACAACTCGGACCCGGTCGGTGATTATAAGATGATCGGCATTGTCCAGGACCTGATCAGTAACAAGGTAGGTCGAAGCAGCACGAAGATAACCCTGGCAAATTAATCAGGGGAGCACATGTGCTGTATCTTATAAGAAGGGACGGTATTTCGATTCTTTCCTCCTGAAAGTTTTTACAGTAATGCCGGCGAATCACCACATCCCTCCTTTGGAAGATACCTGCCGCCGGGGGATTTCATGCCAACTTCCTTATTGCTTTATTCTGAAAAAAAATTGTTTTGTTTCAATAGCTTATGGGTGTACTGGTTTTATTGATTTTGCTAAACAACCTCCTGGCTGCCAATGTGTGTTCTTCAGGTGTGTTGCGGCAGGCGAATTGCGGCCGCCTATTCAAGGCGTGGGGTCAGGTCTTGAATTGCAACATTTTGAGGCGTGGGGTCAGGTCTTGAATTGCAACATTTTGTAATGCTCTGTGGCATTTCAAGACCAGACCCCGGCCACAATCGGCCCCGATCCCTTTTCTGAGCATATTATTGGCATTGCAGGAATGTACCACGAAGTGGTATTATTAAGCGCTCCTTTTGAGGGCCTTATTCATTTT is a genomic window of Pseudomonadota bacterium containing:
- a CDS encoding DUF418 domain-containing protein — translated: MTQSIVVLGPVPVPPCAGIAAPLPEQRAIPATRIESYDIARAIAVLGMLVVNYFVIFLEFFEGDSFFMDLADLLCGRAAALFIMLAGVGLTLLGRKALDSGDKEALRLFRKQILMRCLVLYFVGHLLWLYWRADILHFYGLFLFVGALLITCSGRVLWLLKLLIITVAAAAYWWTGGDPDLSELFTIQGIVARNVVDLLFNGSYAAFPWLSFLLVGIWFGKNRMLSGNVSPGRIAFAAAGLFLVSEYLLRMGRMLDPEEADTLQSLLLSRTAFPLSPLYALSCGSSALLLLTVLMVGCRNETVCRILSPLKYIGRLSLTIYIGHVFLAYSVFDLLYDNLSGDDYLAAVIAFFLASCLFFAVFSAVWCKHFAYGPLEWVLRKAAKFQF
- a CDS encoding radical SAM protein, translating into MMNSMHLDDHMADDLIAAGLHFIAFSLDAADEELTDSLRSGTNLVSRQG
- a CDS encoding cytochrome-c peroxidase yields the protein MKTIISFLVTSFVICLMSAAAFADEVSVELGQQLFNNPGLGASQNAINCNTCHPNGEGLEHAGGKANLAAIINKCIVGPLKGEKLNEQTVAMQSLMMYIQSLSK
- a CDS encoding AMIN domain-containing protein; this translates as MKLPGVLSALLALSLHLVLLSFGALASAEAVVLSEIEIVRTDKETRVYLKADGTIKNYRKVELKKNVKAGRPDRMYLDIRNVRLAGPIPAQEAGTALARVRTAPRGKGFRVVFDSGLEGLFEYTVQEQPEGLLVTILEPAVVNADVEIIPEEQPDPVPETVAAPLVETIYPEPKVAGDLMLLIVTSDSPDYAREWLNAPSDQKKGLKLLKEVKPNQETSTSFLVTGLTPDSDGNFSYVISIVLLDPFGKPMVNQPRYANVAGRAPAQPAFVLTEPELALILDNSDPVGDYKMIGIVQDLISNKVGRSSTKITLAN